ACAATGAGAACCCGACCTGCGGGTTCATGGAAACGCTGTCCACTCTGCCGTTTAACAACGCCAGAATCGCAAACCGGATCTGGACCGACACACCGCTTGGCGAACTGGCCAGGGGCTACGCCGCCGATATCATCCTCATGGATTACTGGCCGCCCACGCCGTTTAACGAAAACACTTTTCTGGGACACCTGTGCTTCGGCCTGAGCCAGAGCTTTGTGGACACCACGATCGCCTCCGGCCGGGTGCTGATGGAGCACAAGAAACTGAAAATTGACATTGACGAGGAAGAAACCGCCGCCCGGGCGCTGGAACTGGCAACCAGCCTGTGGGAACGGTTTTAACCGTGCCGCCCCGCTTACGGAGGGCCGGCTTGAAAACCCGGCCCTCTTTTTTCAAACAGGAAACCTTCCATGCCGCCGAGCACACAAACCGAAACCGCGCTCTACGACGAAAACTGGCACCAGTGGGTTGACATGAAAAGTTACGGGCCTGCCAGCCGCTACCTGCGCGCGCTGATAACGGACCTGCTGGAACTGGTTCCTGACAGGCAATCCGTTAAAACCGCGCTTGATCTGGGCTGCGGAGAAGGCACCAATACCCTGCTGCTCGCGCAGCATCTGACGCGGGCCAAGGTAACCGGCGCGGACTTTTCAGCCACCGCCATTTCCTGCGCCCGCCGCCATGCCAAGCCCGGCCGGCTGGAATTCACGCTCGATAAAAACAGCGATTCGCTTGATTCCCGCTATGATCTGATAACCTGTTTCGAGGTGCTGGAGCATGTGCGCGACTGGCGGGCGCTGCTGGCCCGCATGGCGAACGCGAGCGAAAAATATCTTCTGCTTTCATTTCCGACCGGGAAAATGCGCCCTTTTGAAGTCAACGTCGGACACCTGCGCAATTTCAAAAAAGGAGAAGTGGAAACTTTTCTGGCAGGTGCCGGTTACGAGCCGGTGCGGGTATTTTACGCCGGATTTCCGTTCTATTCGCCGCTTTACCGGGATTTATGCAATTTGACCAACATGGCGAACAATTCCGTCTCGCGCGGAAAATTCGGACGCAAACAGAAACTCATCTCGGCTGTGGGGTATTTCTTTTTCAGGCATCTTTCGACACGCCTCTCAAAAGGCGACCGGTTTGCCGGTTTATTCCGCAGACGCCAGCCTGAAAATTAACAGGCTTTCAGTCGGCGGTTAAAACAGCTCAGCGCGGAACCCGCAAGATAAAACGAACCCGCCACAGCGCACACCGCGCTGCCAAGACCAAGCCGCAGTGCGGTTTTTGCGTCCGGCTCAACAACAACATCCGCCGCCGGATTGCACGCTTGTATCGCCGCCGCCAGCTCGTCCGCGGGCAACGCCCGCTCCGAACTGGTCCTGGTGGCTATAAAACGCTTATACAAAGGCGCCAGCTCCGCCAGCACCGCCCGGTAATTCTTGTCGCGCATGACCGCGATCACAAGAACCCGATCCTGGTTCCCGCAATAGGGCGACCGCCGGAAAGTGTCGGCGAATGCGGCGGCGGCCTGCGGATTATGCGCGCCGTCCACAATCACGACACCGGCAGAACCGGGTTTTATTTCATTTCTGATCACCTGAAACCGGGCCGGGCAGCTAAAGCGCAGAAACGACTCGTACGCCAGTTCAGGAGTCAGTCCGGGCACCATGCCGCGCAGCTCCGCCAAAACGGCAAACACCGTGGCGGCGTTGGCGGCGTAATGCCGGCCCAGCGCGGCGATCGCGCGGGTTGAACCGTCGGGCCCGTGAAGCAGGGTTTCGCCCTTCTCCCAGTCGAACCCGGCGAACCGGAACGCGAATGCCTGCGGCGCGTAAATCAGCCGGGCATTATTTTTTACCGCCTCCGCCTCAATCACAGCCAGCGCGGACGGCTCCATTGCGCCGCAGACGCAAACTCCGCCGGATTTTATTATCCCCGCCTTTTCCGCCGCGATCGCTTCCACGGTGCCGCCCAGCAGCTCTGTATGGTCCAGCCCGACGGAAGTAATGACGGAAATCGCCGACTGCCCGATAATATTCGTAACGTCCAGCCGGCCCCCGATCCCCGCTTCCAGCACCACAAAACCACAGCTGTTCTCCGCGAAATGCAGAAACGCCGCGCAGGCAAGCAATTCAAAAAAAGTGAGTTTCCCCGCTTCAACAGCCACAACCCGCCCGACGCAACCGGCAAACTCCGGTTCGGAGACATTCAGCCCGTTGATCGAAATCCGCTCGCATACGTCAGCCAGATGCGGCGACACAAAAAGCCCGGTTTTAATGCCGGCCCGAGCCAGCGCCAGGGCGCACAGATGCGCCACGCTGCCTTTGCCGTTCGTGCCGGTAATGTGAATATATTTTAATCTGTTCTGGGGATTTCCCAGCCGCTCAAGCGCAGCCCTTACGCTTTCAAAAGAGTGGCACGTCCGGACAGCCTGCCGGTTCATCACTTCGGCGCAGGCGGCTGAGAAATTCATAGCGGGGAGTCGGGCCTGACGGCTGAATTCAGGCGCAGGAATTGAAAAACGCGCGCACGGGAAATTCCGCGGTAAACACCGTTCCCGCGCCCGGAAGGGACGAACAGGAAATCTTGCCGCCCAGATATTTCTCGCCAAGCAGTTTAACGCTGTACAGGCCCAGTCCATGCCCGTAGCCCCGGGTGGAATTATCCGGATGAAAAAGATGTTCGCGCATTTCATCGGGAATGGTAATGGAGTTGGACACGGTAAACACTACCAGCCCGGCCACCGGCTGCACCGTGAACCGGACTTCCCCGCCTTCCACCGTCGCTTCAAACGCGTTGATAAGCATATTCACGAGAACCCGGCCCAGCAGCACCGAATCGGTTTCCATCACAAGCCCGGCGGGACACTCGAAATTTAGATTTTTATTGCCGCCTTTATTTATCGCGGCGATTATCCGCGACAGCTCCTCCGCCAGAGCAGAAACA
The sequence above is drawn from the Elusimicrobiaceae bacterium genome and encodes:
- a CDS encoding Mur ligase family protein, whose translation is MNFSAACAEVMNRQAVRTCHSFESVRAALERLGNPQNRLKYIHITGTNGKGSVAHLCALALARAGIKTGLFVSPHLADVCERISINGLNVSEPEFAGCVGRVVAVEAGKLTFFELLACAAFLHFAENSCGFVVLEAGIGGRLDVTNIIGQSAISVITSVGLDHTELLGGTVEAIAAEKAGIIKSGGVCVCGAMEPSALAVIEAEAVKNNARLIYAPQAFAFRFAGFDWEKGETLLHGPDGSTRAIAALGRHYAANAATVFAVLAELRGMVPGLTPELAYESFLRFSCPARFQVIRNEIKPGSAGVVIVDGAHNPQAAAAFADTFRRSPYCGNQDRVLVIAVMRDKNYRAVLAELAPLYKRFIATRTSSERALPADELAAAIQACNPAADVVVEPDAKTALRLGLGSAVCAVAGSFYLAGSALSCFNRRLKAC
- a CDS encoding class I SAM-dependent methyltransferase; translated protein: MPPSTQTETALYDENWHQWVDMKSYGPASRYLRALITDLLELVPDRQSVKTALDLGCGEGTNTLLLAQHLTRAKVTGADFSATAISCARRHAKPGRLEFTLDKNSDSLDSRYDLITCFEVLEHVRDWRALLARMANASEKYLLLSFPTGKMRPFEVNVGHLRNFKKGEVETFLAGAGYEPVRVFYAGFPFYSPLYRDLCNLTNMANNSVSRGKFGRKQKLISAVGYFFFRHLSTRLSKGDRFAGLFRRRQPEN
- a CDS encoding HAMP domain-containing sensor histidine kinase, with protein sequence MLEFKERISEETAFSAAQETSDGISQKLLNNISHPGSDCADAKTRSFDTERMFFHDILNMAGIVDGFSGLIDDAETLEEARTYAASAQRASKILVETIRHYRLMRDAETGVLRVRTAPVNVSALAEELSRIIAAINKGGNKNLNFECPAGLVMETDSVLLGRVLVNMLINAFEATVEGGEVRFTVQPVAGLVVFTVSNSITIPDEMREHLFHPDNSTRGYGHGLGLYSVKLLGEKYLGGKISCSSLPGAGTVFTAEFPVRAFFNSCA